A genomic stretch from Chelmon rostratus isolate fCheRos1 chromosome 14, fCheRos1.pri, whole genome shotgun sequence includes:
- the zgc:171929 gene encoding putative transcription factor ovo-like protein 3, with amino-acid sequence MPRSFLVKKKRGACGAWQWKEPEHLERKEDNIVVSENCKEHETQQPATVHQPVASLGCGTAVRMRVPGPLAVSGGPGADTRPDWSTLMLRGPFYHPSTLALVNRAKPRPRTSPGSGDFVCSVCHKIFPLQRMLTRHLKCHSLVKRHPCRFCGKGFNDTFDLKRHMRTHTGIRPYKCELCEKAFTQRCSLESHMRKIHGVQQQYAYRQRRSKIFVCEDCGYTSSRPDEYFLHVRQCHPGSPALRRYYRRQAHENSSFASADRKLNPYLLYSSPAYYMQGSF; translated from the exons ATGCCAAGGTCTTTCCTTGTGAAAAAGAAACGTGGGGCATGTGGAGCATGGCAGTGGAAAGAGCCAGAACATCTTGAAAGGAAAGAAGATAATATAGTCG TGAGTGAAAATTGTAAGGAGCATGAGACCCAGCAGCCCGCCACTGTGCATCAGCCAGTAGCCTCCTTAGGATGTGGGACAGCAGTGAGAATGAGAGTGCCAGGACCCTTAGCAGTATCAGGAGGACCAGGGGCTGACACCAGGCCAGACTGGTCTACACTAATGCTCCGGGGCCCCTTCTACCATCCCAGTACACTGGCACTAGTCAACAGAGCAAAG ccacgaccccgcaCTTCCCCCGGCTCCGGCGACTTTGTGTGCTCCGTGTGCCACAAGATATTCCCTCTGCAGCGCATGTTGACTCGCCACCTGAAGTGCCACAGCCTGGTGAAGAGGCATCCCTGTCGATTCTGTGGCAAAGGATTCAACGATACCTTCGACCTCAAGAGGCATATGCGAACGCACACAG GTATCCGTCCCTACAAGTGCGAGCTGTGTGAGAAAGCCTTCACACAGCGTTGCTCTCTGGAGTCCCACATGAGGAAGATTCACGGCGTCCAGCAGCAGTATGCGTACCGTCAGAGACGTTCCAAGATCTTTGTGTGTGAGGATTGTGGTTACACCTCAAGCCGCCCTGACGAGTACTTCCTCCACGTGAGACAGTGCCACCCAGGCAGTCCCGCCCTCCGCAGGTACTACCGCCGCCAGGCCCACGAGAACAGCAGCTTTGCCTCAGCAGACCGTAAACTCAACCCTTATTTGCTGTACTCCTCGCCTGCATACTACATGCAGGGCTCATTCTAA